The Cryptomeria japonica chromosome 2, Sugi_1.0, whole genome shotgun sequence region atgcaaattaattaatttcctaaaaaaaggaattaaagcaatactttaattctaatttattcttctactcatttattcatttatttattttgttattcttttatttatttaaaattctaggaaataataaatgaaattaatctaatttatttttcactaaaatttaaataaaatatatttctaatatcatgcagcttgcaacttaatttaataacttatttttaattaattaaatttataatctcaatgcataaaatacataattcaaaaataccaactatgagataattccataaatttaattaattaattaaatccactaaaacacacaaactgaacaaacctcaagcaaatacgaAGGctaaacaaactgacaggacgaccaactgatgacactcacaagagtgtaactaggtaaaatagggtcaactactacctcctccacttccatcggacaaatataaggcacgcttagacctgtgaagtcaggtggagatgataccctgtacctacccggtacttgtacctacaatatcctgcatcaccaaaccacatatgcatatatacaatatagaaaacatggcatacacaccgatgaaggagaatcgcgacattccctatctcaccggaatgagtgaaggaaaatcgtccccttgcatctaatacactcgcagacatgcaacatataatttcacattgcataggtaaaataaagtgtcagtacatagcaataatacataaaatgccataaatcacaagtactaaaatactgcaaataaattatgcatctcatatctagataaagcatgaaataatgtcatataagtttgaataacacatcatgataatgtatccactgaaattaaacaataataaaatatgagtttaATAAGTTCAAACTAGGAGGGGTACTACACTATCTACTTGCTATCTAATGCTTATTAACCTACTAttaaactattaactattaacctttacaaatgaagtagtggagccttatatagttcTGTCATTACATTGAGTGGCTTAGATTGATTAATAATCAATGGCCAAGATAGAAAGATAGAAAttacacccattacaaagcatttaatgcttgaccaatgataaattaCATTTGATGGGTCACATGTATTTTCTTGAACACATGACCAATAGATGAGAACAGTAGATACATCGGACTTTGTGCCCACAGGTGGTAGTTATCTCTTTTATGGATAAGTCAAGTGCATCAAATATAGATGCCTTGAATTGGAATGATATGTAAAGACAAGTTGGTGATGACTAGGCATCACatcaacttgcttgatctttgtaactcatcacaaggaaGAGTTTGTGAtggaggcatatctcttgatactcaatcaTTCCAAGCTCAATCATGAATGAGACAAAGGTTGGaaatattcccaaattgcatcatcttctaaATTTGAttgaactcttttgaaactatctcatGTCTCGATGTACTAGCATTGATTCTTGAATTttcagaggaaattcaagattgtgaaaattttcttttttagcATCTTCATGATTTCTGTTTGCTATCTTCCTCATCTTGATCAAATTTTCTTGAGCTCAATCCTTTGATTCCCTTGTATTAATGAGTCTTGATGTTGAAACGAAGTCTGCCCCTTAATGAGCATCCTAAATATGTTTTGGTGAGCTCTCCATGATTTCAGTTTTATAAGAGAAAAACATTAAtcttaaaatttgaaatgaattCCCTTCACTTGACCTCTAATTTCACATTTCAAAGTGTGATTTTATGTTTGATTTTAATGGAAAATGACCAGAATATTCTGGTTCAGACCTGTAAGCAAGTTCTAAACAACTTAGCGAATTTGAATTAGCTTTTAACTTGGCCAAACTACCTTTGTTTTCAATGTGATACTGCTGTGATCAATATTTGATGCTAGTAAATATtgatgttgattgtgaatttgttGATCTCGAGAGTAAATTTGTTGTAGATATTCATCAAACTTGTTGTCTCCTAAAGATGAACTCATTTTGTCCTGATCAAAGTCGGTACACTTTAATAGTCAAAATCGTTACTTTGTCTAATTGAAATTGGTGCACTAGAAGAGAGAATTCATTTTatcatttgatcaaatgaaatTATCAAAACATAGTCTTTATAAGTGCTCAAAAGAAGGGTGTGTCATTTCATTTTCCTAGGCTAACTTGgttgaatttataaattttttgCAATTGTTTTTTTCCTTTTGAAAGAGGGTCAACTTGattattttggaaatttaaattccATCTTTCTAAGTTGGTTCCTTCCTTGAGAATGGCACCAATACTCTTCCTATCCTTATCGTGGATTTACATGGGCAAAGGAAATGATGGAAAGTCAGGTTGGGATTTGGAGAGGGAAAAGGCAATGATGGATAGGGGATTTAGGAGGTCAAAGGTAGTGGTGAGTATGAAAATTGAGCTTTTGGATGGGCAAAGGAAGTGGTCTTTAAGGTGGTTTAGGCTTTCAAGACCCCAAAGGAAGTCATTCAAAATGGTTCGTGGATGAGAAGAGGCAAACAAAATCGCTCCAAATGTTCACCTTTCCAACTCAAGTCAAACAAGTTGTAAGCTCATGAAAACAACATGGCATCAATGATTCTAGGAGGCAAAGATAGTGCATTATGAGAAGGTCAGGAATTTAGGACCCCAAATAAAATGAGTTACATCATCAAACTCAACTTTTGATCACCAAGACAACTCAAAAACACTTCTTCCATTCAAATATTGACCAAGTCGCAAGCTGATTGAATAACTTGGAGAGAAAAGGAAATGATCTCAGCTAGTTCATACTTTTTAAGAGGCAAAGGAAATCACAAAATATTAAATTGCTCTTCTCAATTGGCGAAGGAAATGACTCATCTCTTGTGTCGTTGTttgtgttggaagtgaagtccaatggACTCCTTCCTTTTGTTGCCAAAACTCTAGGCTATTCGACTTCTCCTTGCAatctctttaagagctgattgtaattcatttgtagATGTTAATTTTCTAGAGTTGATTATAGCTGTGTATATGTGTAAACTAGATTGGTGATTAATAGATTGATTCCCTttcttcaagtgtggatgtaggcaattgccgagCCACAATAAATTTGTGTGTCTTGTTGTCTATGTTGTGTGTTTTTAATTATGTTTCTTTAttgtttaaattcatttcttcatcctgacaattggtatcaaaccGAGGTTAGATCGTTGTTTagattttggtggttgaaattccagaatcatggaagaatcgaagatagagaagttcttcGGTCAGAGCTTTGGGttatggaaggtgcagatggagtctttgctgataaagaAAGACCTTTCACTTACacttgaagggaaagcaaagaaaccagatgggatggctgatgaagaatgagaaaaattggacaagaaggcgagagcgacaatttttctctcATTGCCCAATAATattctcttcaatgtcacgggtgatgcaacaacaaaagatgtatgggatagactCACAACCACGTATGAAATGGCATCAACTacaaataaagtttttattatgaagtgcttgtacaaactgaaaatgaaggaaggttgtgctatggcaaaccacgtcaatgaattcaatacattgattagtcaagcaacttcggtggggatgacacaagatgatgaaagaaagGTTGTTCTGTTATTATGTTCTTTACCAAGCAACTGGGATGGCATTGTAACAGTagttagcacatctatatccggcaaaaataagttggtttttaatgatgtagcagctactcttcttagcaaggatttgagaagaaagaatgatgaaccttcatccagTGAAGCCTTAACGATGGCCAGCACTGAAAATAGAGGTAGAAATCATAATAGAGGCAGAAGTAATTACCATAGACGTTCGAAATCAGCaaagagatcgaagtctagaaacagaaatggtgaatgttggttttgtggcaaagctagtcatgtgaagaaggattgtagaaacttcaaaagggcacaagagaggGTGCGGGACAGTGAAGCAAATAcagtttatgataaagatgatagtgtattaatcctttcaacaactgaCACTACATTAGATTCATGGGTACTTGATTCCGGTGCctcctatcatgctacctcatgtcttgaagcgttcattaactaccatgaaggtcattttggcaatgttttcttaggaaataacaaagcttgtgaaattaaaggcaaaggggatgtattgctgccattagaaggtggtaaaacatggttGCTCAAAGATGTTcaccatgtcccaaaattgaagtaGAATTTGATATCTGTTGGACAACTCTTTGACCAAGGTCTAAATGTAAATTTTCTCCTAGATACAtggaaggtaactcatggtaccatgctgattgcaaatggtaataaagtgggaagtctatacatatttaagactcatggtgaagtgggagctggAATGGTGATTGAGGATAGCAAAgcagatctttggcatcaaagacttggccATATTAGCAAGAAAGGACTCCATGTTATTCATACAAGAAATCAGCTACCAAGCCTCAAACTTGTTGACTTAACCTTTTATGAACATTGCCtttatggaaaacaaaagagagtcagttttttgaaaggtggacgtgacacaaagacaacaccacTGGAGCTTGTATACTCAGACGTTTTTGGGCCTACCAAGGTAACCTCCATTgaaggagctaactattttgtaacctttcttgatgattgcatgagaaaagtatggatttatatgctttctaggaaatctgaagtcttctcaaaatttaaattttcaaggctttagttgaaaatcaaaTTGGGCATAAGATTAAATGCTTACAAACTGATAACAATGGGGAATTTttttcacatgaatttgatgatttttgtgttgataatgggattagaagaatcaaggttgttcctttcctcaagaaaacggtgcaactgagaggatgaatagaacaattcttgaaaaggcatgatgtatgttgtctaatgcaggtTTAGGCAAGGAATTTTGGGCAGAAGCGTGTAACACAACAGTGTATTTGACTAACCGAAGTCcctcatctaaattggattttgatattccagaagaggaatggcaagggaagaggatttcttactcacatcttcatgtgtttggatctgaagccttctcgcatatacccaaggagaagcgaaccaaattggatccaaagtcACTAAAATGTATTTTTGTTGGGTATGGCGAAGAGCAatttggtttcagattgtgggatcACTTTCACAAAAAGATTGTTCATAGTAGGGATGTAGTTTTCCATGAAACCTCCTTTCCCGTACTACAAGATTCAAATAAATCAGAGGCAGAATATGTCCCTATGTCTTTGTTTCAGAATACGACTACCAGCGCTTTGCCTCTGgtctctcattcagtgggagctCCTATGACGTCTATCTTAGTTGAATATAATTCTCAGACTGAAAATGAAGAAGTGAGTGCTGACAATGTTTGGTCTTCGTTCAATTTTGAAAATGGGAGTCTACAAAACAAAGAAAATCCTCCCCTAAATAGCACTCATGTCGTAGGGAACATGGAAGAGCATTCTTATGATGAGCATTTTGGCTCACACTATTCCCATTTGGCTAGGCACACTCCACGGTGGTCTGCAAATCCATCGTATCCTGCAAGCTCTATCTTCATCCCCTCACGACATGTTGCGCAGCCTTCACATGCAGCACACCCATTGCAGTCCCCACACCGCGCAGATTCCTCCACTCCTCTGCAAACTCCTTGCGGTCTCCCCCGTGAGCTTTCCGCAATCTCCTCACCTCTCTCGCGGGCTCCCTGCAGTCTACTCCATGGGGTCCCTGTAGGATCCACCTCCGTAGTCCACCCACAGAGTCTCCCTCCTGTGCAGGCTTGTGAGATGTTGTCATGGCCTTGCGAACCCAAGCCTCTCGCCCATCTCACACTGTGGATGAAACTTCTACAGGATTCCCCTCCTGTGATCTATGTGCATCCAACATGGATAAAAATCCACAAGTTTTTGATTACCCTGCAGACAGAGACATTACTAGACTCAAAAATAGAGTCATTACAGGGAACCTAAATAGAGACAATAGGAGAGATATGAGTTTGCATAAACAAGGATtacaaaaattgaatgactctACTACTAAAACTGAGAGTCATTTGAGGAAATCAACCAGACAGAGGTGACCTCCTGCAAAGTTCTCCGATTATCATTTACTGTTTTGTGAAGAAGCTGAACCTACTTTGCTCATCTCTGATCAAATAgagcctgcaacatacaaagaaGCTTGCAAAATTGCAGACCGTGATAACTGGCACACTGCAATGTGGGAATAAATGGATGCACTAGTGTGAAATCAAACGTGGGATTTGGTTTCACTTCCTCCTGAcagaaaggcattaagaaataaGTGGGTttataaaataaaagatgaagttGATGGTCACAAAAGATTTTGACCAAGACTAGTTGTAAAGAgatatgctcagcagcaagacctcaacttcaaagaaattttctcgccaatagttaaaatgactaccatcTGTGTAGTATTGGGCTTAGTTGCAGCCTAggatcttgaacttgaacagcTGAATGTGAAGATGACATTTCTCCATGGCGATCTTGATGAGGAGCTATTTATACATCAGCTggaagggttcattaaaaaggggcAGGAACATCTCTATTTCAAATTGAAAtgcagtttgtatgggcttaaaCAAGCCCCCCAacagtggtatcttaaatttgacaaattcatgattgatcacaagtttactcgcagtgagtctgatccttgtatctattacaagaagcttcctaatggcgaatttttttattcttatcctttatgtggatgatatgctagtgatcggcacaagcatgaggattgtgagtAAACTTAAAACTCAcctagcaaaggaatttgccatgaaagatttaggggcagcaaagaagatcctaggaatgactatttttgggataggaaaaagagagaactcacactatctcatcaagactacattaaaaaagtcttggacagatttggtatggcAGATGCTAAGTCTATTTGCAtacccttagcctctcattttcatttgtcttctcaattgtgtcctaaaacacaagaagataagtaGTCTATGGATAAAATTTCATACAAATTTGTAGTTGGAagtctcatgtatgctatggtgtctatTCGATCGGGCATTGCTCATGTCGTAGgattggtgagcagatttatggctaatccgGGTAAATCATATTGGGAGGTGGTTAAGTATATCTTGCAGTATCTCAAGGGTACTTTTggtttttgtttatggtttggaaaggataaggcagttttgcaagggtttaTCGATTCTGATTGTGCTGGTGATTTAGACAAAATAAAGTCTATGtcaggttatgctttcacatttgtcgGGGTAGCAAATAGTTGGGCTTAAAAATTacaacatacagttgctcaatcgACTGCGGAGGCTGAATATATAGCTCTTTCTGAAggagcaaaagagatggtatggttgcaactttTGTTTAGCGAGTTGGggttgaagcaatcagatttttctttgttttgtgataacaacaatgccatttttatgactaaacatcagacatctcagccgcggtcaaaacatgttgatgttcacaGTCATTATGTTTGCCATATggtcgaagaaggcaagtttcatgtagataaaattTATACCAACATGAATCCAATTGATGTACTCACTAAAttagttaagtgggagaagttcgattTCTACCAAGCTTCTCTCGGCCTTTCCAATAACTAATAGCGGGACTGAGTGGGGGATTCTACTTGTTGCAGCAGTTCattggccttcagtgggagattgttggaagtgaagtccaacggactccttccttttgccaccaaaactcttggctatttgacttctccttgcaagctctttaagacatgattgtaattcatttgtagATATTAATTTATGGGGCTGATTGCAGTTGTTTTTAtgtgtaaaccagattggtgattAATAgattgattcccctgcttcaagtgtggatgtaggcaattgccgaaccacgataaatctgtgtgtctcattgtatgtgttgtgtgtttttaattttgtttctcTGCTGTTTAAATTTGTTTCTTCATCCTAACAGTTTGGACAGCCAAAGGAAGTCTTGTCGATATTTGAAGTGCATTATTAATGCCTTAGAAACCTTTTAAATTTCCACCCTTAAGGTTTGTGGAGCCCAAACAATAGTGTTGCATGGTAGTGAAGGGGAGTTGAAGAAGGATGTGGATGGGCTAAGGGAGGTGCCATGTGAGGAAGGAAGATGAAGGAAGTGGGATGTATAAGGCAGAGAGGAAGGTAGGAAGGGAAGGGGATGGAAATGGAAGGGGAATAGGAGGTagggaaaggtaaaggtaaaggtagatggaggagatggaaggtGGCGAAGGGAAGGAAGAGAAGATGGAAGGGCTATAGGATGAAGAAGGAGTGAGATGGAAATGGGAGTTGGGAAGTGAAAGGATGAAGGTAAAGAGAGGGCAAAGGAATATTGTCAATACCTTGGTTGGTGATCCAAGCCATCAAAGGAAATATTCATGCTTTAGTCAAATTTAGCATTTCATCTCATTAAAGCAAGCGAAAGATGTAAATCATTCATTTTGAAAGCCTTGAAAACTGATTGACCTTACTTAATCTAGAGAGAGAGACTTGACTTGATTAGCTCTTGACCAGCTACActtcttcaatgcaaaggctaatagcaaaagacTCTAGCATTATCCTAGAAATTAGCAGAAAAAAGTAAAGATCCCTGTTTGCAATGAGATGATGTGTGAAATAGTCACAACACATATTACCATAAGATGCCACAAGACAAACAATAGAAGCAACATGAAGTGGGTGCACCTTCTCACATGACAGCTTAAGGACCTAAGACATAAGACAAATTGATGGGATGTTGTTCATGCGTAACCTAGTGAAAATGGTGTAGCAATTTGCCCATCCAAAGATGATCAACAGAAAGATCGAAAGATTGATAGTCAAAACTTAGAGTGCTACAATATCTACAAGGATATTAACCTATGCAAAGGGTAGACATATTCAAAATTGCAGAATATGAAGAATATGAACAAAATAGATTGCATACCTAATGCACTAATCGATTTGAAATGCATCCTCACTAAATGCTCAAATGAAAATATCTTCTCCTATTCAAACACAAATTGCTCTCGTCTTCACTATTCTTTTGAAGAGACAAGATTTGAAACGACTACTCACTAATTGCTCAAATGGAAATGTCGTCTTCTATTCAAATGGAAATGTCTTCTTCTATTAAAATGCAAATTGCTCTCGTCTCCACAATTCTTTTGAAGAGACCAGACAACTCTTCTACTATCGTCGGTTTTGTTTTGATGACTATTCATTTCACAGTACCGTCTACTCTTCCCTTACTGTCCAATCGATCGAATCAAAATGTCTCAAATTTCAAAGCACCCCATGTGAATTGAAAAGTGCGAGAACACATCTTTCTGACGTTTCCACAGTGATTTCATCTGATAATCCTTGAATTggaaattaatataattttaaaaataaaactaatgATTCTTACCATCTCATTAAACAATGATAATATACACCTCAAATATCTTATCAACCCACGTGAATGACTACTACGTTAAGGGTCCCAATAATATTATCAATTCAAAAGAACGAGATTTCCCCGTAATTTGATGAATGACAACTACGGGAAGTGTCCAAACAATATAAGATCAATTGAATTGAAGAGCCTGAGAAGACATCTTCGGCTATGATTTATTTCCACAAAAGAAAATATCCTTTCGTTGACAAAATTGCCGGGTTAAGAAACCTGATGAATTCGGTAATAGACAGTGTAGTTTTTGAAAAGTTTCTGGAAAGAGTGCTGCCAATATTTAGTCTTTTGTATGCCTCGcttattacaatcatttacatttattatAGGATGGAGTTTAACGGTGTGATGGAGTTTGAGCACTCAACTCTTCTACTCTCTAACATATGGCCAAAATGATGAATCAGGCGAAGACTGAAAAAGGGAAAGGACTTCCACTTCCCCCTGGTAAATTAGGGTTTCCTGTAATTGGCGAAACGTACCAATTTCTGAGAGCATACAAGGAATTCAAGGCCAAAGAGTGGGTGGAAGAAAGAGTTTCGAAATATGGCAGCGTATTCAAAACTTCGCTCATGGGGCGCCGCACAGTTGTTCTCACGGGGCAAGAAGGCAACCGCTTTCTTTTCCAAAACGAGGGAAGATGGTGGTGAGCACCCAAACCCCAACCGCTCTGCGCATTTTGGTTGCGGAGGAGAAGGAAGTTCACAAGCGTTTGAGAGGGGCCGTCATGTCTTTTCTCAAGCCCGAATCGTTGAAGTCATTCGTGGGCAGAATGGAGTCCGTCATTGAAAAACATTTCGTTGATCACTGGGAAGGAAAAGAGAGTGTTACGGTGTTGCCATTGATGAAAAAGCGCACTTTCGACGTTGCGTGTGATCTCCTCTTCAGTTTGAAAGACGGGGAGTGAAAGATTTGCTGAGCAGGGAGTTTGAGACGCTGTTGAATGGCGTTTGTTATCTTCCCTTGGATTTCCCAGGCACCACGTTTCGCAAGGTTTCGAATGCTCGGCGTCGCATATGCAAGCAGTTGGTGGGCATAATAGAAGGGAGGAAGGTGGAAATTGCAAAGGGCCGTGCTTCCCCAGAGCAAGATTTGTTATCTTGCTTGGTGTGTATGAGGGATGAAAATGGGCAGCCGCTCACCGAGGAGGAGGTCATCGATAACCTCATCGTTGGCATGCTTGCTGGCCATGATACCACTTCTACTCTTGTCACGCATCTTGTGAGGATGTTGGCGCTCCATTCGGAGTTCTACCAAAATTTTCTCCAAGGTATTTCTTTACTACCCTTGTTCTTTCTCCTAACATTTCTAATTTGTTCTGCAATCCGTAAATTTTTAGGGATGTTTTAGTTTTGGTGGTTTAGGGTCTTTTGTGGGTGTTGTGGGGTAGGGAGGAAGAGTATTAATAGTTGTTATAGCTAATTTTGTGCATCTACATATTTTAAATGATACATTGGATTTCAATGAATACCTACTGAAACATGCCCAATTAACGTGCACTACAACCATCTCAAAAATTgctaatacttatgcacaaatgtcatAGTAGTTGTGCACTATGAATACCATTGTAGTTGCACAACTCCTCTAATTGAAGTCTACAAATATTTAACTACTAGAGGAACAAGTGGGCAgctattgatacatgtgaaatttattaatggtgctgacaaggtagggagatccaatgaaggacaaccctgcCTTGTAGCCTATAACACAATCAGTATGAAAGATACCGATAACcggttcacacaacacaagatataagtGGGAAATCAGAAAGAGAAATCCATATAACaattaatgaattacatatgcctgtAGGATTTACACATGTTGGACCAGCCCAGAATTACAAAACAATTCTtacaactcaaatctatgatccGCAGATCATCTGCTCATTAATTCAGCCTCCAGTAATAGTCTGCACTGATCCGGACCTTAGTCCCTCCAGGCTTCAGTCCTCCCAGACCAAAATCTCTCTGGAAAATACATCTAATCTCAACCTCTTCTTCCTCAGAGCTCTGTCCTCCAAAATGAATCTCAaaacttcctctttataccatccgcaagaaaAGGCAACTAAATCAAGTCAACCAAAGATCAAtcggttcatgatgaaacgtgcaaACAATAATATGTTGGCCCAATCACCAAGAACGCCTCCAATAATACTTAGAACTTCACATGGACCTCCAAGAACATCAGTCAAGCCCAAAACAAAATCTCCCGATGATCCGCAAGTTATAGAAACCATCCACAATCCAATTCAACTTCGCTTTACTCACTGCAAGACCAATGGATAAGAACACACCAATACAGGATCAATATCGAAATAAATATCTcaccggaatcaaatccaaatgccatgaatctcgaatatgtttaagacaatgatttcaaggtgataaatccaaatccacaattgagaatccaaaaacatgaagaaatgcagcGATCTCCAAGCAACTTCATTGTTAACTACTCCAACCAGTTAAACCACTCTGGTGCTCCTACATCAACCGGATGAACTAAGccaatgctcctacatcagactctcgggttaattgaaaagtgagtcccatcacttgatctggttagacgatctgtcagtaggtacttgcaactgcctcaaggGTTCGACGGTCTGTCTACAGGTTTCGATTGCCTCTCCTCGGTGAATCTACCAGACCACCCTGCAGCCTGGCTTGGTTCgatgatctgttcaagtctccacccaccaACTACCTCAAGATCAAGCTCCTAGGTATGGTGTTCTTCTTGCAAGCCTTGCTCTATCTCAATGCTCGGTGATCAAAACAAGTCCACAAGCTGCCTCAAGTTATTTTTAAACAACCGGTTCGCAACCAGCTCTTCCTCCATCAGCGAGTTCATAACCAACTCTTCTTCCATCAACAGGTTCATAAATAATTTAGATAGCACTTGGTGCaaacaaggtagggagatccaaggAAGGACAACCccaccttgcagcctataacacaatcAGCATGAAATATATCAGTAATTGGTTCACACAACATAAGATATAACCGGGAAATCAGAAAGAGAAATCCTTATAACAGTTAACGAATTGCATATGCCTACGGACTTTACACACGCAGGACCACAACCTAGGATTACCAAACAATTCTTACATTTCAAATCTATGATCTGCAGATCATCTGCTCGCCAATTCGACCTCCGATAATAGTCTGCATTGTTCTGCACTGATCCGGACCTCAGTCCTTCCAGACTTCAGTCCTCCTGGACCAAAAGCTCTCCAGAAACTACATCTTCTCTCAACCTCTTCTTCCTCTGACCCTTGTCCTCCAAAATTAATCTCAAAAattcctctttataccatccgcaagcaacaATAACTAAATCAAGTCGGCACAAGATAAACCGGTTCGTGATATGTTGGCCCAATCACTAAGAACGCCTCCAATAATTCTTAAAACTTCATTCGAACCTCCAATAACATCGATCAAGCGCAAAACAACATCTCCCAACAATCTGCAAGTTACGAAAACCATCTGTAACCCAATTCAGATTTGCTTTACTCACTACAAGACCaatcggtaagaacacaccaatatcGGAATCGTTATCTcaccggaatcaaatccaaattgCATGAATCTTGAATATATTTAAGACAATgatctcaaggtgataaatccaaatctacAATTGAGAATCCAAAAAAATGAAGAAATACAAcgatctccaagcaactccactgTTAACTTCTCCAAGCGGTTAAACCACTTTGGTGCTATGGCATCAACCGGATGAACTACTCCAATGATCCTGCGTCAATTAATGTGcttttatttatcttttttataTGATTTCTTTGAAGTTAATAATTGGGGGTTTGTGTGACCAAGGAGTGAATAGTCATTGAAACATGATTAGGTACTAGACCCCTTCCTAGCT contains the following coding sequences:
- the LOC131034080 gene encoding cytochrome P450 716B2: MVVSTQTPTALRILVAEEKEVHKRLRGAVMSFLKPESLKSFVGRMESVIEKHFVDHWEGKESVTVLPLMKKRTFDVACTTFRKVSNARRRICKQLVGIIEGRKVEIAKGRASPEQDLLSCLVCMRDENGQPLTEEEVIDNLIVGMLAGHDTTSTLVTHLVRMLALHSEFYQNFLQGSFVGVVG